The nucleotide sequence AGAGAGGGCGGTGAAGTTGAGCTTGGTATAACAGACTATTATGAAAAGGGTAAACTTGTATCTCAATACTCTATACCTATTACCGAGCTGGGTTTAAACAATAACTTATTGACGGAAAAAACCATTTTTAAGAATGAGAGAATTTATGAAGGCCCTGCATATAAGGAGCTTCGACTCAAAGATGGAAATATTTTAGTGGTTGCAGAGCATTATTCTGAAGGAAAGGTGGATAGCGTGACACTCCTTTATGGTGGGGTTGATTATGCAGAAGTTCTTCAGGTTTCTTTTGAAAACGACGGCTATTCATTAACCCCTATTACTTTTCAAGAAAATAATGTAACTTCAGCAAGCCTGCATGTTAAATTTATAGATTCAAACTGCGGTACCTTATCCTTAGTAAGCAATGGAACGCCCATAGTTCTTTTGAATTTTGTGTCTGGCCCATTGACCAGAAATATCCATGCAAAAGATGGGTTAGTGTGCTACTTTATTAAGGACAATTGCATTTTTTACCAAAATATTGAGACTCAAGTTGTTCCTGATGAGAACAGTCTTAACGATCAGAGCTTCCTGTTTTCCGTTATAGATAATTTATTAACTGATATTATTCAGCCAATTTCACGAATTGAGAAAATGGATCATACGCATTTCTTTACTTTTAAGAATATTGCGGCTGGTTTTTTGCATTTTAAAGATGGTGAGCCGTTTGAGGGTACATTAATAAAACCTTCCAAAAATTCAGGAACTTTTACCCTTACACCTTACCACAATGGGCAAAAAGCAGACTCTTCTATGGATCAGACACTCCAGCAGATAAAAGACTTACTTCGTGAAATATATGGAGGAGATTAAAAGTGGCTGTTATAGAAGCCACTTTTAGTCCAATGTAAAAGACTGGCCTTTTTCAGGAATTACCACTTGCTCATACCCTTCTTTCACAAGTGCATTTTTAAAAGCAAAAAGGCCTTCAGCTTCTCCGTGAACAAGAAAAACCTTCTTAAGTTTTGATGCGTCTTGTTGTTTGACAAAATCCATTAAGTCATTGCGGTCGCCATGTCCACTAAAGATATCGGTGTGAAAGACATTTGCTGCAACAGGTATTTCCCTCCCATTAACTTTTAGGCTATTGTTGTTTCTCAATTGATGTCCTGGAGTTCCTTCTGCACAGTATCCAACAAACATGATGCTGCAGTATGGGTTGTTTATGTTTTTCTGAACATGTGTGTTCATTCTTCCCCCTGTGAGCATGCCGGAAGATGCTATGATAATACAGGGTTGGCGGTAGTCAGAAATAGCTCGGCTTTCTTTGTTGGTAGAGGTGTATACCAAATTGTCAAAGTCAAACAAGGTGCTGTTTTTGGCATTAAAATCTCTGGCACTTTCATTTAGCCAGGAAACATGTTGTTGGTACACCATTGTGCTTTGTTCTGCCATAGGGCTGTCTGCAAATACTTTTATAGAGGGAAATTTGCATTCAGTAGCCAAACGGTGGAGCGTATACAACAAAGACTGTGTCCGACCGACACTAAAAGCAGGAATAATTAAACGACCTGCTTTGTCAACACATGTTTCAACTATAATTTTTTCTAAGACTTCCTCTGGCACACCTTCATTAATATGTACGCGACCTCCATAAGTAGATTCGCTTACTAGGTAATCTACGGGAGGCAATGTGGCGGGATTTGGCAACAGCGGATAGTTTTTTCGCCCTATATCTCCAGAAAAGCCAATGGATGTTTCTTTGCCATCTTCTATAGATTTTACTACCACAAATGCTGCCCCTAGAAGATGCCCAGCCGGAATTAAAGTTATACTGGCGCCTTCTTTAATTGGGAACTCTCTGTTAAACTCAATACTGACAAATCGGTCCATAGCCGTTTCGACATCCCTTTCAAAATAGGTGTCTTGCGGGACAAATTCTTTTAATTTTTTCTTTTTGGGGTTCCATTTTTTTCGAACCTGTTGCTTTCTCAACCCAGAGGCATCATGCAATAAAATCTCTGAAAGAGCTGCCGTTGGGGTTGTGCAAAGCACCTGGCCATTATAACCTTCTTTGTATAAAAGCGGAATTTTTCCTGAATGGTCTATATGGGCATGGGTCAATACGACAAGGTCTATGGAAGATGGGTCAAACGGAAACAACTCCTGCTCTTCTCCAAACCTGCTTTTTGCCATGTCTGTACCACAATCAATCAGTACTTTATACCCATCGGAAAGTTCTAGCAAGAACATACTCCCTGTTACTTGCATAGCCCCTCCATAGAACGTCAGTTTCATAAGCGTAAAAATTTCTCTATAAAAAAAGAACAGGAAGTTAGATAAAAATATTCCTGTTCTTTAAATAAAAAACCTATGTAGAATGTTTTTTTATTCTGCCGGAACTAAGGTTTCTGAATACTCCATAGTAAACTCCTCCCAGTCCATCTTAATTTTATTGTCTGAAAACTCACTTAGCGTTACTTTTAGTACTTTGCTTTCTTCGTCTTCTTCGTCAAACTCCAGGGTAAGCAAAGACTTTTCTTCATCAATAGACCAAGTCCCTGCTTGGGTTTTGCCCTCAGCGGACTTTTCAAATGTTCCATCTTCATTGAACCTATACCAGGCAGAGTTAAAATCTCCTATAAGCTTATTGCCAGCAAATTCAGACTCGGTAACTTTCCATTTGCCTGTAATCGTTTCACTTTTATTTTTGGTGCATGACGATAAACTGAGCGAAAAAACTAGAACGGCTAAAATCAACAGCGTATTTTTCATGGCAAAATTAGGATTATTTTCATTTTAAAAATAAATATAATTATTAACTAAAACTAACAGGGGTACTTATATATTATATTCCTGTCAATTTCATTTGCTTTTATATGTTACGAAATAAAGTTGCTGTAGTTGGTGCTGGTATAGGAGGAATTGCTTGTGCTATACGATTGGCGTCAAATTATGAGGTTACTGTGTATGAAGCATCTCATGCACCTGGCGGAAAGCTAGCTGAAATTAAGAACGGAGACTATCGTTTTGATGCAGGGCCTTCTTTGTTTACCATGCCTGAGCTGGTAGAAGAGTTGTTTTTGCTGCACTCAAAGAAGGCTTCTGACTATTTTAAGTATGAAAGGCTTGAGACTTTATGCAAGTATTTTTATGAAGATGGTACTGTTTTAAATGCTTATGCAGATCCAGCCGCTTTTGCTAAGGAAGTGAACGCATTATTTAATGAAAACGCTGAATCTATTATAAAATACTTAAAAAGCTGTCATGAAAAATACCGCCTTACAGCAGATCTTTTTTTGTTCAATAGTCTGTCGCTGAAAAGTTTTGCCACATCAAAAGCCTTTGAGGGATTAAAGTCTATTCATAAACTGGATATTTTTAGCACCTTGCACCAATTAAATCAAGCTCGGTTTAACGACCCAAGGTTGGTGCAGCTCTTTGACCGCTATGCCACATATAATGGATCTAACCCTTATGCTACACCTGGTATCATGAGCATCATTCCACACCTTGAGTATAATATGGGTGCATATATACCAGACGGTGGCATGTATGCAATTGTTAAAAGTCTGGTGAAGCTAGCAGAAGAGCTAGGTGTTAGGTTTGAATATGGGAGGCCAGTACAGAAAATTGTAGTCCATAATAAAGTAGCAACGGGTCTGCAAGTGGGCGGGAAGGTTTATTTATATGACAAGGTTATCAGTAATGCGGATATCCACCATACCTATCAAGTACTGTTGAAAGGCCAAAAATGGCCACACCGTATTCTTAAACAACCTAAATCGAGCTCAGCTATGGTATTTTACTGGAATATGAAAGGTTGTTTCCCAGAGCTTAAGTTGCACAATATTTTTTTTAGTAAAGACTATAAAGCTGAATTTGAGGAGATCTTTAGCAACAACACCATATCCTCTGACCCTACCATTTATGTAAACATATCCTCTAAGCATTGTGCTGAGGATGCCCCTGAAAACTGTGAGAACTGGTTTGTTATGATTAATGTCCCTTACAATCAAGGGCAAGATTGGGCAAAGTTAAGAAAACAAGCAAGAGCGAATATAATCCAAAAATTAAATCGTTTGCTAGAAAATAATATTGAAGACTATATAGATGGAGAAGCTTACTTAGACCCTGTTTTGATTGAAGAACGCACTGCTTCTTATGGTGGTGCTTTGTATGGCAATAGCTCTAATAATAAGTTTGCCGCATTTTTACGTCATGCTAACTATTCCTCCGATATTAAAAACCTATACTTTTGTGGTGGGAGTGTCCATCCTGGGGGAGGGATCCCTCTTTGTTTATTGTCTGCAAAAATAGTTTCTGAATTGATAACCTATGATTAAAGCAAAACAAAACCCTTTGGCTGTTGCCTTTTTTAAGAAATACTTTGCTTGGCAAATTAAAAAGCATTTTTCATGTGTTAAAATTTTAGGGAACATCAATATAGACAGCAATAAGCCTATTTTGCTTCTAGGCAATCATTACTCTTGGTGGGATGGTCCTCTGATGTTTTACCTCAATAATAAGGTGTTTAAGAAGAGGTTTTATGTAATGATGCTTGAAGAAACACTTTCAAAGAACAAAATACTCTCACAGGCCGGTGCTTTTTCTATAAAGCGTCAAAGCCGGGGTGTGGTAGAGTCATTGCAATATGCCGCAGGCTTACTTAAAAATTCTAAAAACTTACTTTGTCTTTACCCACAAGGGGAGTTCGAAAGTCAGTATAAAGATAATTTAAAATTTCATACGGGTTTTACTAAAGTAGTCAATGCTGACACAGAGATTATTTTTGCAACTGTACTGACAGAGTATTATTCTCGCAAGAAGCCTCAGGCGTACATTTACTTAAAGAAACATCAGGGCGAATACACTCCTGAAGATTTGGAGAAAGCGTTTCAGGAGCACCATTTAGCAAGTAAAAATGCTGAACGGCCTCCTTTTTAAAAGCTTTTATAAGTTCTCCTTTTCCTTTTCTGCTGAAAGTATTTTTATTTGGTTCAGCTTAAGCAGAGCCTCAACAGGTGAAATAGTGTTAATGTCAATCCCCTCCAAGAGTTTACATATTTTTTCGTAGTTCGGGTCAGCAGCCCCAAAAATGCTCAACTGGAAATTGTTTTTGGGCAACTCTTTGATTTTCTGTTTTTCTTTATCTTTAACTTTGTCTTTTTCAAGGTGGTGCAGGATTTCGCTAGCCCTGAAAACAACTGGGTTTGGCATTCCTGCCAATTGTGCTACATGAATACCAAAGCTATGCTCACTGCCTCCCTCTTTGAGCTTACGCATGAAAATGATTTTGTTTCCAGCTTCTTTAACAGAAACATTAAAGTTTTTTATCCTTGGGAAGTCATCTGCCAATTGGTTCAGCTCATGGTAATGTGTAGCAAAAAGTGTTTTTGCTTTTGCCTTTTTGTGGTTGTGTAGGTATTCGACAATAGACCAAGCTATAGAAATGCCGTCATAAGTGCTTGTTCCTCTTCCGATTTCATCCATCAAGACTAAGCTGCGCTCACTAAGGTTGTTTAAGATGCTGGCTGTTTCGTTCATCTCTACCATAAAAGTAGATTCGCCTCTAGAAAGGTTGTCTGATGCACCTACACGGGTAAATATTTTGTCTACCAAGCCAATTTCTACTGATTTTGCAGGTACAAAAGATCCTGTCTGTGCCATTAGCACAATTAGGGCTGTTTGGCGGAGCAAGGCTGATTTACCAGCCATGTTCGGACCTGTAATGATAATTATTTGTTGAGATTCATCGTCAAGGTAAATATCATTGGGTATATATGGCTCTCCTGGTGGTAGTTGTTTTTCTATAACCGGATGGCGGCCTGCTGATATGTCTAATGCCTTCCCATTATTTATTACCGGCCTTATATAATTATTGTTGATGGCAGACTGTGCAAATGACATGAGGCAGTCAAGTGTGGCAAGAACCCGTGCGTTTTGCTGTACCGGAACAACATACTCTTCTGCACACATAACGAGTTCCTGAAAAAGGCGCTGCTCAATTATGTTGATCTTGTCCTCAGCGTTAAGGATTTTCTCCTCATAGGTTTTGAGTTCTTCCGTAATATAGCGTTCGGCATTTACTAAAGTCTGTTTCCGGATCCACTCTTCTGGTACTTTGTCCTTATGCGCATTGGTTACTTCCAGATAATAGCCAAAAACCTTATTGTAAGCTATCTTTAGTGATGTGATACCTGTACGCTCTACTTCACGTTGCTGGATTTGCAATAAGAAATCCTTTCCAGAGTAGGCTATTTTTCGCAATTCGTCAAGTTCACTATCAACACCTTCATTGATGAGGTTTCCCTGATTGGTGAGCAGGGGAACCTCAGTCTTAAGTTCTTTGGTGATTTTTTCAACTAAAAACTCGCAGTTGTTGATTTGATCAGCCAGCTTTTTTAAGGGGGCTAGTCCACTTTCTTGAAGTTTTTGTTTAATAGGAACTGTAAATTCGAGTGCTTTGCGGAGCTGGTTTAGTTCACGAGGGTTAACGCGTCTTACCGCTACTTTGGAAATTAGCCTTTCCAAGTCTCCTATTTGCTTTAAGTTTTGTACAAGGTCTGTGAGTAAACCTTTGTCGTCTACTAATGCCTGAACGACATCGTGCCGTTCTTTGATTGGGGCTTCTTCCTTTAGCGGCAAAAGGAGCCACTTGCGCAGCATTCTGCCGCCCATAGGGGTAAGGGTGGCGTCAACCACATCTAATAGAGGTACTCCGCCTTGGTGTTGAGGAAAAACAAGCTCCAGGTTTCTTATCGTAAACTTGTCCAGCCACACATACTTTTCTTCTGCTATTCTTGAGATGCTTTGTATGTGCTTTATTTCTTTATGCTCCGTTTCATTGAGGTAGTGAAATATTACTCCTGCAGACACAATGCCTTCAGGAAGGTTTTCTATGCCAAAGCCTTTTAAGCCTGTAGTGCCAAAATGGGATGTCAATGTCTCAAACGCAAAATCATAACTGAACACCCAGTCATCTAAGGCGTAGGTATTATATTTATCATCAAACGTGTCTAAATAAGCTTGTTTCTTTGTTTTGCAGTAAAGGATTTCAGAAGGGTTAAAACTCTGGATAAGCTTTTCTACATAATCCTTATCGCCTTGAGAAGTCAGGAACTCTCCTGTAGAGATATCCAGAAATGACACCCCTAAACTGTCTTTTGAAAAATGTACTGCTGCTAAATAATTGTTTTGTTTTACCTCCAGTACGTTGTCGTTATATGATACTCCCGGTGTTACCAGTTCTGTTACGCCCCTTTTAACAATTCCTTTTACAGACTTCGGGTCTTCTAGCTGGTCGCAAATGGCAACCCTCTGCCCTGCTCGTACCAGTTTTGGAAGATATGAATCAAGGGAGTGGTGAGGAAATCCAGCCAAGGCAATTTCAGAAGCTGTTCCGTTGCCTCTTTTGGTCAGGGTAATATTGAGGATCCGGCTGGCATTGATAGCGTCTTCCCCAAATGTTTCATAAAAGTCTCCAACACGAAACAGCAACAGTGCACCAGGGTATTTTTTCTTAATTGCATTGTACTGCTTCATCAAAGGGGTTTCTGAATGCGCCAAGGTAGTATGAAGTTAAATGTTAGGAATTATCAATATAAAGATAAAATTTTTTTGAAATAAAGGAAAGTACACACGGTAAGCTGTGGATAAGAAAGAAGCCTTCAAATGCTCGTAAAAGGTAATAAATATTATATGATGGCTTTGGCTGTTAATAGGCTATCGTGGTCATTTCTAGTCAAAAATAATGGTTCTGTTTCCATACACAATTACTTTTTCTTCCAGTACCAGTTTCAGGGATTTTGCAAGTACAATTTTTTCTATATCACGGCCTGCTTGTGCCATTTCGGCGGCGCTTTGGGAGTGGGCAACTGGCATAACATTCTGTGCGATAATTGGCCCCTCGTCAAGGTCTTCTGTTACAAAGTGCGCAGTAGCACCAATGATTTTTACACCACGCTCATAGGCTTGGGCATAGGGGCTGGCGCCTACAAAAGCTGGAAGGAAAGAGTGGTGGATATTAACAATCCTGTTTTTATAGCTTCCCATAAAAGCGGGTGTCAATATACGCATGTATTTTGCCAGAACCAGAAAATCTGGATTGTAGCTATCTATGACTTTCATGGCTTCTTCTTCATGCTCCTCTCTGCTTAAACCAACATGAGAAACATGGTGATAAGGTACGTTGAACTTGCCTGCTAGGTCACGCAGGTTTTCATAGTTGCTAATAACAGCCAACACTTCTGCATTTAATTCATTATAATAATGCCTGATAAGCAGATCGCCCAAACAATGATGTTCTTTTGTTGCCAATAGTAGGACTTTCTTTTTCGATTTTGGCGTAAGCTTTATGTTGGCATTTGCAGGCAATACTTTATGAAGTTCATTTGTAACTTTGTCATAGTCAATACTTCCCGACACCTCACTTCTCATGAAGAAGTGGTTTACTTTCTTTTCTACAAATTCACCATTTGATAAAATATTCAAGCCGTTGTTAAAAAGAACTCCGGTTACTTTAAATATGATCCCTTTTTCATCTGGGCAATCTATAAGAAGTACGTGTGTATTCATTGCTGTTTTAATGCACTAATAAATTATATGCAAGATAGTAATTACTGCATTATATAAGCGTATAGCAATAGAGATATTCTTTTCTGAGAGAATTTAGCAGCTATAGGTCGCTTATGGGTGCTTTTAAAGCTTCTCGCCACATTTTTTGCAAAAATTGGCGTCAGGGTCATGCTCTACATGTGTACATTTGATACAGGCCTTAGGTTGTTTCCATTTAGGTCTAGATGCTTGGGTGAGTTCAACCGAAACAATTCCGGTAGGTACTGCAATAAGACCATAACCTAGAATCATGATTAAGTTCGCCAAGAACCTTCCTGCGAAAGTCAACGGTACTAAGTCTCCATAGCCGACAGTAGTCAAAGTTACTATGGCCCAGTATAGGCTAACAGGTATGCTTGTAAAGCCATTTTCAGGGCCTTCTATAACATAAATAGTGGACGCTACTATAACGAGGACGGTTACAACAGCAAAAAGGAATACGGCAATTTTGTTGACACTGGCAATCAACGCAAGCCTAATCACTTCTGCTTCTGCCAAAAACTGTATAAGTTTAAGCACCCTAAAAACCCGTAAAAGCCTTAATATTCTGATTACGATCAATGGCTGTGCGGCAGGTATAAATACACTCAGATAAGTAGGAATAATGGCTAATAAGTCTATGATCCCGTAAAAGCTAAATATATAGCGTAAGCGATTTTTGACGCAGAAGATCCGCATTAAGTATTCGATGGTGAAAATTCCTGTAAGGGAGTACTCCACAAGAAGAAATTCGTCTCCATAATCTTTGCGGAATTCTTGAATACTTTCCATCATTACTGCAAGCACACTGAATATTATTACCCAAAGGAGGGCTATGTCAAAAGCCTTGCCCGCTTTGGTGTCAGACTCAAAAATGATGATGTAGAGTTTTTCCTTAAGCTTTTGTGCTCCTGCTTCAGGTGTCATTCCGTTAGGTTAAAATGGTTGTATAACTAAGAGTATAAACCTGTTCTAGTGGCTTATTGTAAACCTGAAGTATGGAACTTGGTGCGTTCAGAATTAGTGCCAATCTTTGGCATATAAAATAAGACGCAGTGCATACTTCGGGTTAATGAGGTTAAACCCTTATTATTAACCTAGAGCAAGCTGTCTTGTTTGTAAGCAGGTAAACTCATTTCAATTTTTTTACGTTGAATCAATAGCATGTTGATCCACAAGATGTAAAAAAGGTTTTATTAGATGAGCAAGGTATACAACATTCATAATCTTGATTTTAGTATAGATCAAGTTTCAAACCGTCCTGAGCCGGCAAGGGTTTTGATGACCACGCCTGAGTTTTTTGACATCGTAGATGTCAAAAACCCGCACATGGAGGGGCAAAGTGGGAAACTTGATAAAGAGCTGGCCATTAAGCAATGGCATCAAATTAAAATGGCGTATAAAGAATTGGTGCATAGGCAAGTTTTAGACGCATACCTAGAAATTCAGGGGGTAGAAGGTTGCGAAGACATGGTATTTGCTGCTAACCAAACTTTTCCATGGATTACCAAAACTGGCGAGAAGGTGGTTATTATGAGTAAAATGCGCCACCCTTCACGGCAAAAAGAGGTTCAATACTTTGAGAAATACTTTCAGGGACACGACTATAAGGTTATACACCTGAAGAAAACCAACATGTTTGAAGGGATGGGAGACGCTATCCCGCACTATGGAAAAAACTTAATCTATGGCGGCTATGGCCACCGTACAGACCCTGTTGCTTATGAAGAAATCTCTGAGCTTTTGGATGTGCCTATAGTTTTGCTTGAATTAGTCAATGATAAGTTTTATCACCTGGACACTTGCTTTATCCCTTTGGATGAAAATACCGTAATATTGTGTAAAGAAGCCTTTACCGAAGAAGGGCTAGCTGTAATTAATAAACTGTTTAGTGAAGTTGTTGAGGTGCCTGTAGAAGAGGCTGAGAAATTCTTTTCACTCAATGCGCATATTATCAATTTGGACGGAGCAAAAACAGCCATTCTTCACAAAGGAAGCACGGTTACAAAAAATGCATTGCAAAAGAAAGGGTTTGAAATCAAAGAAGTAGACACTTCGGAGTTTATCAAATCTGGTGGAAGTGTATTTTGTATGAAAATGATGGTTTATTAAAACTTTTATGGAAACAGACAGGCAATTAAATATTATTAATAGCAGTATAAACGTACCTTCTGAAACAGGTACATTAAAAAAGCTTTTGATTCATCGGCCAGACGCAGGTATCGAAAAAGTGACTCCCTCTAGGGCGCAGGAGTTATTGTATGACGATATTGTATACCTGGCAAGGATGAAGGAAGAGCATGATCTC is from Cytophagaceae bacterium ABcell3 and encodes:
- a CDS encoding ion transporter; translated protein: MTPEAGAQKLKEKLYIIIFESDTKAGKAFDIALLWVIIFSVLAVMMESIQEFRKDYGDEFLLVEYSLTGIFTIEYLMRIFCVKNRLRYIFSFYGIIDLLAIIPTYLSVFIPAAQPLIVIRILRLLRVFRVLKLIQFLAEAEVIRLALIASVNKIAVFLFAVVTVLVIVASTIYVIEGPENGFTSIPVSLYWAIVTLTTVGYGDLVPLTFAGRFLANLIMILGYGLIAVPTGIVSVELTQASRPKWKQPKACIKCTHVEHDPDANFCKKCGEKL
- a CDS encoding lipocalin family protein, translated to MKNTLLILAVLVFSLSLSSCTKNKSETITGKWKVTESEFAGNKLIGDFNSAWYRFNEDGTFEKSAEGKTQAGTWSIDEEKSLLTLEFDEEDEESKVLKVTLSEFSDNKIKMDWEEFTMEYSETLVPAE
- the mutS gene encoding DNA mismatch repair protein MutS, whose amino-acid sequence is MKQYNAIKKKYPGALLLFRVGDFYETFGEDAINASRILNITLTKRGNGTASEIALAGFPHHSLDSYLPKLVRAGQRVAICDQLEDPKSVKGIVKRGVTELVTPGVSYNDNVLEVKQNNYLAAVHFSKDSLGVSFLDISTGEFLTSQGDKDYVEKLIQSFNPSEILYCKTKKQAYLDTFDDKYNTYALDDWVFSYDFAFETLTSHFGTTGLKGFGIENLPEGIVSAGVIFHYLNETEHKEIKHIQSISRIAEEKYVWLDKFTIRNLELVFPQHQGGVPLLDVVDATLTPMGGRMLRKWLLLPLKEEAPIKERHDVVQALVDDKGLLTDLVQNLKQIGDLERLISKVAVRRVNPRELNQLRKALEFTVPIKQKLQESGLAPLKKLADQINNCEFLVEKITKELKTEVPLLTNQGNLINEGVDSELDELRKIAYSGKDFLLQIQQREVERTGITSLKIAYNKVFGYYLEVTNAHKDKVPEEWIRKQTLVNAERYITEELKTYEEKILNAEDKINIIEQRLFQELVMCAEEYVVPVQQNARVLATLDCLMSFAQSAINNNYIRPVINNGKALDISAGRHPVIEKQLPPGEPYIPNDIYLDDESQQIIIITGPNMAGKSALLRQTALIVLMAQTGSFVPAKSVEIGLVDKIFTRVGASDNLSRGESTFMVEMNETASILNNLSERSLVLMDEIGRGTSTYDGISIAWSIVEYLHNHKKAKAKTLFATHYHELNQLADDFPRIKNFNVSVKEAGNKIIFMRKLKEGGSEHSFGIHVAQLAGMPNPVVFRASEILHHLEKDKVKDKEKQKIKELPKNNFQLSIFGAADPNYEKICKLLEGIDINTISPVEALLKLNQIKILSAEKEKENL
- a CDS encoding MBL fold metallo-hydrolase — protein: MKLTFYGGAMQVTGSMFLLELSDGYKVLIDCGTDMAKSRFGEEQELFPFDPSSIDLVVLTHAHIDHSGKIPLLYKEGYNGQVLCTTPTAALSEILLHDASGLRKQQVRKKWNPKKKKLKEFVPQDTYFERDVETAMDRFVSIEFNREFPIKEGASITLIPAGHLLGAAFVVVKSIEDGKETSIGFSGDIGRKNYPLLPNPATLPPVDYLVSESTYGGRVHINEGVPEEVLEKIIVETCVDKAGRLIIPAFSVGRTQSLLYTLHRLATECKFPSIKVFADSPMAEQSTMVYQQHVSWLNESARDFNAKNSTLFDFDNLVYTSTNKESRAISDYRQPCIIIASSGMLTGGRMNTHVQKNINNPYCSIMFVGYCAEGTPGHQLRNNNSLKVNGREIPVAANVFHTDIFSGHGDRNDLMDFVKQQDASKLKKVFLVHGEAEGLFAFKNALVKEGYEQVVIPEKGQSFTLD
- a CDS encoding lysophospholipid acyltransferase family protein, with protein sequence MIKAKQNPLAVAFFKKYFAWQIKKHFSCVKILGNINIDSNKPILLLGNHYSWWDGPLMFYLNNKVFKKRFYVMMLEETLSKNKILSQAGAFSIKRQSRGVVESLQYAAGLLKNSKNLLCLYPQGEFESQYKDNLKFHTGFTKVVNADTEIIFATVLTEYYSRKKPQAYIYLKKHQGEYTPEDLEKAFQEHHLASKNAERPPF
- the purU gene encoding formyltetrahydrofolate deformylase, translated to MNTHVLLIDCPDEKGIIFKVTGVLFNNGLNILSNGEFVEKKVNHFFMRSEVSGSIDYDKVTNELHKVLPANANIKLTPKSKKKVLLLATKEHHCLGDLLIRHYYNELNAEVLAVISNYENLRDLAGKFNVPYHHVSHVGLSREEHEEEAMKVIDSYNPDFLVLAKYMRILTPAFMGSYKNRIVNIHHSFLPAFVGASPYAQAYERGVKIIGATAHFVTEDLDEGPIIAQNVMPVAHSQSAAEMAQAGRDIEKIVLAKSLKLVLEEKVIVYGNRTIIFD
- the crtD gene encoding 1-hydroxycarotenoid 3,4-desaturase CrtD — protein: MLRNKVAVVGAGIGGIACAIRLASNYEVTVYEASHAPGGKLAEIKNGDYRFDAGPSLFTMPELVEELFLLHSKKASDYFKYERLETLCKYFYEDGTVLNAYADPAAFAKEVNALFNENAESIIKYLKSCHEKYRLTADLFLFNSLSLKSFATSKAFEGLKSIHKLDIFSTLHQLNQARFNDPRLVQLFDRYATYNGSNPYATPGIMSIIPHLEYNMGAYIPDGGMYAIVKSLVKLAEELGVRFEYGRPVQKIVVHNKVATGLQVGGKVYLYDKVISNADIHHTYQVLLKGQKWPHRILKQPKSSSAMVFYWNMKGCFPELKLHNIFFSKDYKAEFEEIFSNNTISSDPTIYVNISSKHCAEDAPENCENWFVMINVPYNQGQDWAKLRKQARANIIQKLNRLLENNIEDYIDGEAYLDPVLIEERTASYGGALYGNSSNNKFAAFLRHANYSSDIKNLYFCGGSVHPGGGIPLCLLSAKIVSELITYD
- a CDS encoding arginine deiminase family protein — its product is MSKVYNIHNLDFSIDQVSNRPEPARVLMTTPEFFDIVDVKNPHMEGQSGKLDKELAIKQWHQIKMAYKELVHRQVLDAYLEIQGVEGCEDMVFAANQTFPWITKTGEKVVIMSKMRHPSRQKEVQYFEKYFQGHDYKVIHLKKTNMFEGMGDAIPHYGKNLIYGGYGHRTDPVAYEEISELLDVPIVLLELVNDKFYHLDTCFIPLDENTVILCKEAFTEEGLAVINKLFSEVVEVPVEEAEKFFSLNAHIINLDGAKTAILHKGSTVTKNALQKKGFEIKEVDTSEFIKSGGSVFCMKMMVY